A region from the Microbacterium lacus genome encodes:
- a CDS encoding GntR family transcriptional regulator produces the protein MKTGTDWPIPASRAGRGQLSDEASDYLRELVVSGQIRPGTRVRPELIAEALDISSTPAREALQALRVEGFLRYEPRRGFTVAHLTGADIRDVFTAQSLLAGELAARATSRANATDLDNLEKIQDRLRAAAARDDAKDVEQLNHDFHRTVNLLAAAPKIAATIGLLSKYAPRRFYASISGWQAATLEDHDALLRALAAHDPTAARAAMATHILHAGELLAAHYDERVDSSDQ, from the coding sequence TTGAAGACCGGGACAGATTGGCCAATTCCAGCCTCACGAGCCGGGCGCGGTCAACTCAGTGATGAAGCCAGCGACTACCTCCGCGAACTCGTTGTCTCGGGCCAGATCCGGCCTGGCACTCGTGTCCGCCCGGAGTTGATCGCTGAGGCTCTGGACATCTCCTCGACGCCGGCGCGTGAGGCTCTTCAGGCTCTGCGAGTTGAGGGGTTCCTGCGCTACGAACCCCGGCGTGGCTTCACCGTCGCGCACTTGACGGGCGCAGACATCAGAGACGTCTTCACCGCGCAGAGTCTGCTCGCTGGCGAGCTTGCCGCCCGGGCGACGTCGCGTGCCAATGCAACAGACTTGGACAATCTTGAGAAGATTCAAGATCGCCTGCGGGCCGCTGCTGCGCGGGACGACGCCAAGGACGTGGAGCAGCTGAACCACGACTTCCACCGCACGGTCAATCTGCTGGCGGCCGCGCCGAAGATCGCCGCGACCATCGGCTTGCTCTCAAAGTACGCTCCGCGACGCTTCTACGCCTCCATCTCGGGCTGGCAGGCCGCGACGCTCGAGGATCACGATGCTCTGTTGCGCGCGCTTGCCGCGCATGACCCAACTGCCGCGCGAGCCGCGATGGCGACGCACATCCTTCATGCCGGAGAACTCTTGGCTGCGCACTACGACGAGCGAGTCGACTCCTC